The following nucleotide sequence is from Microthrixaceae bacterium.
CCCGGCCGTGTTGGCCGGGCCGAGACCGTCAACCGATAGTGATGCGAGCGTGACGCTCGCCTCTGGATCAGTCGGTGATGGCGTTGATGCGCTCAGCGATCTGCTGGGCGGTGGCATCGGGTGTGGCGGACTGCATGGCCATCAGCTTGGTCATATCGCCCTGGACCTTGATCTTGCCGGCCATGAAGGCCTGCATGCCGGCCTGGGGGTTGCCCTCGACCAGGATCGCCTTGGCCACCTCGTATTCCAGGGTGACGGTCAGGTCTGGTCCTTCGAGGTGACCGATGTCCATGTTCATGTCACCGTCGGTGGTGTCCATGTGGGCGTCGATCGGCTCGGCCGACACGTCCTCTGGGGCACCGGTGATGATCAGGTTCATCCTCATCTTGTGTGGCGGTGCTCCCCCTTGCCCCTTGAACTCCTCACGGATGGCGGTAGCGGCCTCGAGCCACTCGGCGCTGAGAAACTTCGACAACTTGTCCTCCTCGGACGTTCTGACCCACGCCCCTTGCACGTGGGTGGCGGAACGATAACCGAGGTCAGGTCGTGGCGGGAGCCGTTCAGGCCGTGTCGGCAGTCAGGAGCGGCACGGCCAACACTCGGCGGGCCACCTTCTCGTGGCTGGCCAGCGAGCACACCACGAACCGGCCCACGAAGGCGGCCAGCTCGTCGACCGGTGTGGGGATGCGTCCGGTGCGGTGCAGGTGCCCGTAGAGACCGACGGTGCTGACCACCCCATAGGCCAGGAGGTCGACGTTCTCGTCTCGCACGGTTCCCTCAGAGATGGCCCGGCGTAGGAGGGCGGCCATGTCTCGGGTGTGGATCTCGGTTCCCTTGCGGAGTTCGTCGGCGAACTGCTTGTCCAGGTTCTCCACCTCCAGCAGGGCGAAGAAGTTGGCGTAGTTGGCCATGTAGCGCACCGAGGCCTCGGTGCCCTGGCGGATCTGCAGCAGCGGATCGGCGTTGCGGTCCATGGCCTGGGCTTGGAACTGGCGCAGTCGCAGCCGGTTCAACTCCACCAGTTCCCGGAACAGGGCCTCCTTGTTCTCGAAGTACCAGTAGAAGAGGCCTTTGGCCACGCCTGCGGATCGGACGATGTCGGCCACGCGGGTGTCGGCGAAACCGCGTTCGGCGAACAGCTCGGCGGCGTGGTCGAGGAGCTGCTGCTTGCGCTCCTGACCCTGCGCGGTGAGTTGGCGCTGATCGGTCACGGCGGTCAGTCGATCACCCCCTTGACCCGTGGGTCAAGGACGGTGCGGTCGGGGCGGCCCTCCGCCGTGCAAGGCCAGGTGGATGATCCGGTTCGTGAGCAGCCCACCTTGCACCCACACCCGCATCGATCCTGCACGTTGTGATCGTGAACCACATCTCTTCGTCCGATGTGATTGATTGTCTGACCGTCGGTCGACGTGGACCGGCCATCGAACTTCGTTGGAGCAGCACCCATGACCTCGTCATTGCCAGAGAACCTGATCCCTGGAGCCGAACCCTGGTCCCATGCCGGTGGCCCGTCTGGGGCGTTGGTGCTCCACGGCTTCACCGGAAACCCGGGTTCCATGCGAGGCGTGGCCGAGGCCTTGGCCGCTGCC
It contains:
- a CDS encoding SCP2 sterol-binding domain-containing protein yields the protein MSKFLSAEWLEAATAIREEFKGQGGAPPHKMRMNLIITGAPEDVSAEPIDAHMDTTDGDMNMDIGHLEGPDLTVTLEYEVAKAILVEGNPQAGMQAFMAGKIKVQGDMTKLMAMQSATPDATAQQIAERINAITD
- a CDS encoding TetR family transcriptional regulator codes for the protein MTDQRQLTAQGQERKQQLLDHAAELFAERGFADTRVADIVRSAGVAKGLFYWYFENKEALFRELVELNRLRLRQFQAQAMDRNADPLLQIRQGTEASVRYMANYANFFALLEVENLDKQFADELRKGTEIHTRDMAALLRRAISEGTVRDENVDLLAYGVVSTVGLYGHLHRTGRIPTPVDELAAFVGRFVVCSLASHEKVARRVLAVPLLTADTA